The Cucurbita pepo subsp. pepo cultivar mu-cu-16 chromosome LG18, ASM280686v2, whole genome shotgun sequence nucleotide sequence TTATTAGTGTTATGAGAGGCACCTGAGTCTTGCAAATGTTAGATAACCAGTGTGACCTCTGGCCTCACTACATGGCCTAACCATGACCGTACTCGAATCACCATTCGTGTTGTTAGCTTGCTTTGATCTCACCCGCTTCTTGCACGGTGGAAGCTCGACAGAACCACCTCCTTCAACCTGGCTGCTCTCTGTTTTACCTTCTCGAACCTCGTAAGTCCGAAGCAATACCTCAAATGTTCTTATATCTACACAAAAGGGACGACAACAACGACGACAATAGTGAATAATACATATCAACATATCTATAGGAATGAAGGTATATAAATGGGTCATTCAGAACAACCTGTAAACTTAGATCGTAGAGTTTCGGCCGACCGTTGAACTTGCTCGATACATGGAGAGAACGAGCATAATACGCCGTCTTGTTTCAGCATTCTCTCAGCTGAAGGAATGGCCAACCAAGGTTGAGGTAGATCCAAGAAAACTGAATCTGCCAATCCAACAAACTCTTCAGGGAAGCCCTGACCTTGAACATCTCTAACTCCCACAGTGACTAAGCTGGTCAAGCCAGTCTTCTCAAAATCCTCTCTGAAAAAAGAGGGAGACAAGCAAATCATCATAGAACACAATTACTCTGCAGGGTATAACTTGACAACATACAACAAATCCCGGTTCCTACCTCGCCGAGGCAGCTCTCTGTTCATGAAAATCAAACGTATAGACGTGTCCTGTAGGCGCTACAGCCCTAGCTAAAGACGTCGTCAAAGATCCACTGCCAGTCCCTGATTCTAGAATCAAACAACCAGGAACTATCTCTAAGAacataattacaaaactaaTGTCCGCAATGTATAGAATCTGTGTCCTGTGGCTTAGAACCAAAGTCCATAATTCAGGAGTTGGGGCTAACAAGTAAACAAAGCCACCTTTGTTACTCAACACCTTGGACCCAAATGGCTTTCCAATCCAATCAGAATGTTTAAACATACCAAACCTATTCTGAAATGTTGAATTTTCACATACTTTCACAGCCTTCATGACATCATGTCTCTCATAAACAATGACTAAATCTCCATCCCTTATAGAACGAGTGAAAGATATCTTCTTCAAGTCATCAGTTGGCAACATCCTTGATCTTCAAAAGTTCATAAAGAATCAAGAATACCAGATTCTGTCAAAATTTAGGGGAAAAACagcaaccaaataaaaaatagatcCATAATAATCacatataattgaaaaatcgAAACAGTTTCAAgttctctctcgctctctaCACTCTTTCGAAGAATCATTGAAGAATCCCATAAAGATTTTGCAAGAACTATCATataattcaagaaaaaggTGAAACCGCTCGAAACTATATCAAATCGATGCAGAAAGTATCAGAGCGTTGCAAGTGTAAAATGATGCAGGGCCAATCGAAACACGGTAAGGAATCAGTCGGCGgagaaattaaacaattacTGCAAAATTCTAGTGTGCTCCAACATTGAAATAAAGGAATACCTAAAGATTGAAAGTTTGGGGGAGCGGTTTGGCGTTTAGCTGCTACAGATGGAACGCAATCGTCGGAGGGGAGGAAGTCGGAAGCTGGCGGCGGCGGTTTACTGGTactggaagaaaataaagcgGAGAAGACCTaagcgaagaagaagaaaggcaaaGGTAAATTTcccaacaaaattaattttttttttacaaaaaaaaaaaaagaaaaaaaaaggaaataatggATTTAAATTGgtataataaatttctaaaattttaattttgatgattttaaaattatttaaatttatttctcgACCCCTATTTCAATTTCACTTTTGTAGCAACCATACAGCGATGATGCAACACTTGTTATAATCTAGCGAACAAGTTAATCCGTCTGAAATTTTCACTTTGCGGACAATAACGACGTATATTCGAGCCTCGAGTTACACTCgagagaaatgttttagaaaacataagcGTTCTCCAACAACTCTTAAAAaagaactttttaaaatatataccgaaataaatgataaattttaattaaatgtgtaaaaattaataaaaaaaaatgttttaccgactaacattttacttttattataataaaaatttgaataaatgatcAAAATAATTCTAGAGTTGAGTTAAGTTCGTTATTTAATAAGAGTTctgaaaaaatttataactcaaACATTTGGGAATCTATAACGACCCATATCCACCgcgtaaatattgtcctcgctggcacttttccttcctccaatcaacgtgggaacactcccaaatccacccctctttggggtccagcgtccttactggcacttCGTCCGAAacctgactctgataccatttgtaacgacccagatccaccgcttgtagatattgtcctccttggacTTTCTCcttcgagtttcccctcaaagttttaaaacgcgtctgctagaggaaggtttccacacccataaatcgtggtttgttctcctcctcaaccaatgtgggacgtCACACAATCTAATCCGACCCAACCCACAAACACCTTAAGTCATAGTATTTCAACCGTAACGTATTACACATCTACTCAATATCTTATCATTAAAGAGTACGCGTcacaacatttttaaaattctcgttataaagtgtatttttttaacccgAACAACAATAAGATCCATTATTTTCGATCAAGACTAAATTTTAGCACCCgtctattaaaataatttatgatccgtctctaatttatttatcatgATTGGATTAATGTGTCAGCTATACTATAACTCACAAATTTTCCCAATATGGTTAAATtcacatattttaattatttatcttatttatgaTACAACTCACGtaccattttcattaaaatttcaaattgaatttCACACCCAATTTACCAAAATTTGAATACGAAAGGATTCGAACGATAATATGATTTAATCGGTCGGGTTATATCGATGTAAAAGACACcgattaatcatttttaagaaaaataaaatcatgtcatttatgtcggatgttttttttaaaatattactagAGGTGTCTATTTAATCCGTGGAGTCGGGTAGAGAATCTCCATTTAAACAGAGAATATAAGAAGCgggagagatttttttctCGTTAGCTAAACCGAATCGGAGATACAGATTATATTTCCTATCATTGTCTTGAacttttgaataattaatgatTAATGTATCGTGGAGCATCCGTTTAATGTTTGAATGACGCCATATTTTAGATCGACGAACTTGAAACAAGTACCGCATACCCAAAATTTCTTTAGGAACCCCGACTTTCGAGGTTAAAGCTCGATGTCCTACCCAACCCTTCAACAAACCCATCTTTAACCCTCTTGTCTACCCGTTACCCGTATCTTGCTTATATACCTCTTCTTGGCTTTCATGCACTCGGTCGTATCATGACACTCATCTATCTTAGCCTTCAAGTGGTTGAATAGGCACCACTTAAGGGTCACCGCTTTACTTGTCTCTACATGAGAGTCACAACCTACCCTTTCCACGATTGATTGATCTAACGGCTCACAATCCATTACAGATTTAGAATTATTAAAGAAGTCAAATATTTAacagaaataataaattttataatatttattaaattaaatacattgTATTATTGGATAAACTAAAACTAATTCACATCCATATTAATTACCAAccaaatattaatgaaaataa carries:
- the LOC111780017 gene encoding tRNA (adenine(58)-N(1))-methyltransferase catalytic subunit TRMT61A isoform X3, translated to MLPTDDLKKISFTRSIRDGDLVIVYERHDVMKAVKVCENSTFQNRFGMFKHSDWIGKPFGSKVLSNKGGFVYLLAPTPELWTLVLSHRTQILYIADISFVIMFLEIVPGCLILESGTGSGSLTTSLARAVAPTGHVYTFDFHEQRAASAREDFEKTGLTSLVTVGVRDVQGQGFPEEFVGLADSVFLDLPQPWLAIPSAERMLKQDGVLCSFSPCIEQVQRSAETLRSKFTDIRTFEVLLRTYEVREGKTESSQVEGGGSVELPPCKKRVRSKQANNTNGDSSTVMVRPCSEARGHTGYLTFARLRCLS
- the LOC111780017 gene encoding tRNA (adenine(58)-N(1))-methyltransferase catalytic subunit TRMT61A isoform X1, whose product is MLPTDDLKKISFTRSIRDGDLVIVYERHDVMKAVKVCENSTFQNRFGMFKHSDWIGKPFGSKVLSNKGGFVYLLAPTPELWTLVLSHRTQILYIADISFVIMFLEIVPGCLILESGTGSGSLTTSLARAVAPTGHVYTFDFHEQRAASAREDFEKTGLTSLVTVGVRDVQGQGFPEEFVGLADSVFLDLPQPWLAIPSAERMLKQDGVLCSFSPCIEQVQRSAETLRSKFTDIRTFEVLLRTYEVREGKTESSQVEGGGSVELPPCKKRVRSKQANNTNGDSSTVMVRPCSEARGHTGYLTFARLSSTAMSVSQRLSDTKTS
- the LOC111780017 gene encoding tRNA (adenine(58)-N(1))-methyltransferase catalytic subunit TRMT61A isoform X2, translating into MLPTDDLKKISFTRSIRDGDLVIVYERHDVMKAVKVCENSTFQNRFGMFKHSDWIGKPFGSKVLSNKGGFVYLLAPTPELWTLVLSHRTQILYIADISFVIMFLEIVPGCLILESGTGSGSLTTSLARAVAPTGHVYTFDFHEQRAASAREDFEKTGLTSLVTVGVRDVQGQGFPEEFVGLADSVFLDLPQPWLAIPSAERMLKQDGVLCSFSPCIEQVQRSAETLRSKFTDIRTFEVLLRTYEVREGKTESSQVEGGGSVELPPCKKRVRSKQANNTNGDSSTVMVRPCSEARGHTGYLTFARLRCLLVYVERLLKDKPT